In a genomic window of Ardenticatenales bacterium:
- a CDS encoding glycosyltransferase, whose amino-acid sequence MKVSVVLPNHNEGENLVDTVGYVLQNSDGLDMEVIVVDDGSDDGSAEAALARHGTDRLWLVRGAGLGVAGARNLGAARARGQVLVFLDAHCYVPPGWLSPLVEAFEAEDVGMVGPVFAGIHEITVRACGITWQDARLENTWLPPRTGISEVPFHIGACQAISTPIFHEIGGYDEGMTRWGSEDIELCLRLWLSGYRILAQPASLVFHLFRPRHPYAVDMSQVLYNKLRLLLVHFDRERLARALRPMMAYADFPHSLAQAFLDDTLSRRACLLARRQRDMDWFCGRFGIGI is encoded by the coding sequence ATGAAGGTCAGCGTTGTTCTGCCCAACCACAATGAAGGGGAAAACCTGGTAGACACGGTCGGGTACGTGTTGCAAAACAGCGATGGCCTGGACATGGAGGTGATCGTCGTGGATGATGGGTCGGATGACGGCAGCGCGGAGGCGGCACTGGCGCGGCACGGGACAGACCGGCTGTGGCTGGTGCGCGGCGCGGGATTGGGCGTGGCGGGGGCGCGCAATCTGGGCGCGGCGCGGGCGCGTGGACAGGTGTTGGTGTTCCTGGACGCGCACTGCTATGTGCCGCCCGGCTGGTTGTCGCCGCTGGTGGAGGCGTTCGAGGCGGAGGATGTGGGGATGGTGGGACCGGTTTTTGCCGGCATTCACGAAATCACCGTCCGCGCCTGTGGCATTACCTGGCAAGACGCCCGTTTAGAGAATACCTGGCTGCCGCCGCGTACCGGCATCAGCGAAGTCCCCTTCCACATCGGTGCCTGCCAGGCCATTTCCACCCCCATCTTCCACGAAATCGGCGGCTACGACGAAGGCATGACCCGTTGGGGCAGCGAAGACATCGAACTCTGCCTCCGTCTCTGGCTCAGCGGCTACCGCATCCTGGCCCAACCCGCCAGCCTCGTCTTCCACCTCTTCCGTCCCCGCCACCCCTACGCCGTAGACATGAGCCAGGTACTCTACAACAAACTGCGCCTGCTCCTGGTTCATTTTGACCGCGAGCGGCTGGCGCGCGCGCTGCGACCCATGATGGCGTATGCCGATTTTCCCCACAGTCTGGCGCAAGCCTTCCTGGATGACACCCTCAGCCGCCGCGCCTGTCTGCTGGCCCGTCGGCAACGGGACATGGACTGGTTCTGCGGTCGTTTTGGAATAGGAATCTAG
- a CDS encoding DUF2169 domain-containing protein, producing METIFPTETGFQGFFMIGFRKNGGATQRTGTVILKRTYDIDGGGVLTPAADFLPVFMQDVPANTLTNSDFELDADFQPTNNANPPGGWTATNVTAARAAAQGQSGSRALSLTGSNTAGQVAQTITFPEPVGGRAFRLSFYVKTDLGAMPARIENARLEAEGQSLCVINRDLSDSLVRRHTTGTWSADLTATEMDVILPIAFDPDTPGNTRIAYYDRVQVQEGSALTEWNDNSTLRYEHDLAPDKPAADLIVLGFATVTGLCRLLVDGTARLSRNVTSSDQKALFGWEPRVNSPREAEAGGFTDDPNNLPPEWPITNPARDPLPAAFNNRFYNGYRRDAGAPPPHPPAAAHIQIERDGTMDYDFTLPGETINATLYTHTGDRPDAANRWHRQPIPMTLDTLVIEPDDDRCTCVWRGLWDYDAHPPDAYRRLLVTAN from the coding sequence ATGGAAACGATTTTTCCCACCGAAACAGGCTTCCAGGGCTTTTTCATGATTGGCTTTCGCAAGAACGGCGGCGCGACGCAGCGCACGGGGACCGTTATTTTGAAGCGGACCTACGACATTGATGGCGGCGGGGTTCTCACGCCGGCGGCTGATTTTTTGCCTGTGTTTATGCAGGATGTGCCGGCAAATACCCTCACCAACAGCGACTTTGAACTGGATGCCGACTTCCAGCCCACCAACAACGCCAATCCCCCTGGCGGCTGGACGGCTACGAACGTCACCGCCGCCCGCGCCGCTGCCCAGGGACAGAGCGGCAGCCGTGCGCTCTCTCTCACGGGGAGCAATACCGCGGGCCAGGTGGCGCAGACCATCACTTTTCCTGAACCAGTGGGCGGGCGGGCGTTTCGATTGAGCTTTTATGTGAAGACGGACCTGGGTGCAATGCCGGCACGTATCGAAAACGCCCGCCTGGAAGCAGAAGGGCAAAGCCTCTGCGTCATCAACCGCGACCTCAGCGACAGCCTGGTGCGCCGCCACACCACCGGAACCTGGTCCGCCGACCTCACCGCCACGGAAATGGACGTCATCCTCCCCATCGCCTTCGACCCGGACACCCCCGGCAACACCCGCATCGCCTACTACGACCGCGTCCAGGTGCAGGAAGGCAGCGCCCTCACCGAATGGAACGACAACAGCACCCTGCGCTACGAACACGACCTGGCCCCCGACAAACCCGCCGCCGACCTCATCGTTCTCGGATTTGCCACCGTCACCGGCCTTTGCCGCCTGCTCGTGGATGGAACCGCCCGCCTCTCCCGCAACGTCACCAGCAGCGACCAGAAAGCCCTGTTTGGTTGGGAACCCCGCGTAAACAGCCCGCGCGAGGCGGAAGCGGGCGGATTCACCGACGATCCAAACAATTTGCCGCCCGAATGGCCCATCACCAACCCCGCGCGCGATCCCCTGCCCGCCGCGTTCAACAACCGCTTCTACAACGGCTATCGCCGCGATGCGGGCGCGCCTCCGCCCCACCCGCCTGCCGCCGCCCACATCCAGATTGAGCGGGACGGAACAATGGATTACGACTTTACCCTGCCCGGCGAAACCATCAACGCCACCCTCTACACCCACACCGGCGACCGCCCCGACGCGGCCAACCGCTGGCATCGTCAGCCCATTCCCATGACGTTGGACACCCTGGTAATCGAACCGGACGACGACCGCTGCACCTGCGTCTGGCGCGGCCTCTGGGACTACGACGCCCACCCCCCCGACGCCTACCGCCGCCTCCTCGTCACCGCCAACTAA
- a CDS encoding ATP-binding protein, protein MTDNLLSVTYTDTRDYLRDYLGLLALRLHREVLLARLLRGEGVNESFLGLFLSEPEVDQILAALHGVTLPHSDQVVDLDAAIQTHESAIAARLAATTASLRPAQLARQFGLSPLALELTLLLLAPEVDPRFGRVYAYLQDDVSRRWLTPALALRLLPGDEAAGRALFAAASPLVYERLLRIGAGEAEPLLPLIDRSLKLDDRIAEFLLEQDALDPQLMECAYWMQVEEAIAELAVPASTRQALQHLAALWRAPGAPPALFCGRAGSGRRAGAAAVALALGERALLVVEAPRLAHLPEERITACWRAAVREARLYGGLLHLAEAESLPEAARPIIWGHWPNGVIISTDQPWMLPSYAPTPVVVYFPVPDVPLRQRLWAARLNGQVTGEALLAEVPSELAARFRLTPGQIAQAATLAVQRAWLRDGPDAAPTRQDWFEGARQQSNPALARLATKIVSPYDWDDLVLPRAQLAQLRAIESQVRQAHVVYGQWGFGRKLALGKGLNVLFSGSSGTGKTMAAGILARSLGLDMYKIDLSGVVSKYVGETEKNLSRIFEEATTANVILFFDEADALFGKRSEVRDAHDRYANIEISYLLQKMEEYEGVSILATNFSQNIDDAFTRRMQFVIDFPLPTIEDRERLWRGMFPSEAPCADDIDFPFLAAQFELSGGNIKNCVLAAAFMAAEMGEPVGMVHLIQGVVREMDKLGRPLTRAAFADYYTLARRR, encoded by the coding sequence ATGACTGACAACCTGCTCTCCGTGACTTACACCGATACACGCGACTACTTGCGCGACTATCTGGGGCTGCTGGCGCTGCGGCTGCACCGCGAGGTACTGCTGGCGCGGCTGCTGCGCGGCGAGGGGGTCAACGAATCCTTCCTCGGCCTGTTCCTCTCCGAACCGGAGGTAGACCAGATACTCGCGGCACTGCACGGCGTCACGCTGCCCCACTCCGACCAGGTGGTAGACCTGGACGCGGCGATACAGACCCACGAGTCGGCCATCGCCGCGCGTTTGGCGGCGACCACGGCGTCGCTGCGCCCGGCACAGTTGGCACGCCAGTTTGGCCTGTCGCCGCTGGCGTTGGAACTAACGCTGTTGCTGCTGGCCCCGGAAGTGGACCCCCGCTTTGGCCGCGTCTACGCCTACTTGCAGGACGACGTCAGCCGCCGCTGGCTCACCCCCGCGCTGGCGCTGCGTCTGCTGCCCGGTGACGAGGCAGCGGGGCGGGCGCTCTTTGCCGCCGCTTCCCCCCTCGTCTATGAGCGGCTGCTGCGCATCGGCGCGGGTGAAGCGGAGCCGCTGCTCCCCCTGATTGACCGCTCCCTCAAGCTGGACGACCGCATTGCCGAATTTCTGCTGGAGCAGGACGCGCTTGACCCCCAACTGATGGAATGCGCCTACTGGATGCAGGTGGAGGAGGCCATTGCGGAATTGGCCGTGCCTGCGTCTACGCGCCAGGCGTTGCAACATCTGGCGGCGCTGTGGCGCGCGCCCGGCGCGCCGCCGGCGCTGTTCTGTGGGCGCGCGGGCAGCGGACGCCGCGCGGGGGCGGCGGCGGTGGCCCTGGCATTAGGCGAACGCGCGCTGCTGGTGGTGGAAGCGCCGCGCCTGGCGCACCTGCCGGAGGAGCGGATTACCGCCTGCTGGCGGGCCGCGGTGCGCGAGGCGCGCCTGTATGGCGGGCTGCTGCACCTGGCGGAAGCGGAGTCGCTGCCGGAAGCGGCGCGCCCCATTATTTGGGGACATTGGCCCAATGGCGTGATCATTTCCACGGACCAGCCGTGGATGCTGCCCTCCTACGCGCCTACGCCGGTGGTGGTGTATTTTCCCGTGCCGGATGTGCCGCTGCGACAGCGGTTGTGGGCGGCGCGGTTGAACGGGCAAGTGACTGGGGAGGCATTGTTGGCGGAAGTGCCGTCGGAACTTGCTGCCCGATTCCGCCTCACCCCAGGCCAGATCGCCCAGGCCGCCACCCTCGCCGTACAACGCGCCTGGCTGCGCGACGGCCCCGACGCCGCTCCCACGCGCCAGGACTGGTTCGAGGGAGCGCGGCAGCAATCGAACCCCGCCCTGGCGCGACTGGCGACCAAGATCGTCTCCCCCTACGACTGGGACGACCTGGTGCTGCCGCGCGCGCAGCTCGCGCAACTGCGGGCGATTGAAAGCCAGGTACGTCAGGCGCACGTCGTCTATGGACAGTGGGGATTCGGGCGCAAGCTGGCGTTAGGCAAGGGGCTAAATGTGTTGTTTTCCGGTTCATCCGGCACGGGGAAGACGATGGCTGCCGGCATTCTCGCGCGCTCCCTCGGTCTGGATATGTACAAAATCGACCTCTCCGGCGTCGTCAGCAAATACGTCGGCGAAACGGAGAAAAACCTCAGCCGCATCTTCGAAGAAGCCACCACCGCCAACGTCATCCTCTTCTTCGACGAAGCCGACGCCCTTTTTGGCAAGCGTTCCGAAGTGCGCGACGCCCACGACCGCTACGCCAACATCGAAATCAGCTACCTGTTGCAAAAGATGGAAGAGTACGAAGGCGTCTCCATCCTGGCGACCAACTTCAGCCAGAACATTGACGACGCCTTTACCCGCCGTATGCAGTTCGTCATTGATTTCCCCCTGCCCACCATCGAAGACCGCGAACGGCTGTGGCGCGGCATGTTTCCCTCGGAAGCCCCCTGCGCCGACGACATTGACTTTCCCTTCCTGGCCGCCCAGTTTGAACTGAGCGGCGGCAACATCAAAAACTGCGTCCTGGCTGCCGCCTTCATGGCCGCGGAAATGGGCGAACCGGTTGGCATGGTGCACCTGATCCAGGGCGTGGTGCGGGAAATGGACAAACTGGGCCGTCCGCTCACCCGCGCCGCCTTTGCCGATTACTACACTCTGGCCCGCCGCCGCTAA
- a CDS encoding putative baseplate assembly protein — protein sequence MPLPTPNLDDRTFEQLVAEARARIPRYTPEWTNFNDADPGMTLVKLHAWMTETILYRLNRLPDLNYIKFLELLNVPPRPAEAATAELTFTLKKLNNPTDPLVVLIPKNTQVGVNDPDLAEPLIFETERTLTALNAVLATIIVPASGDNPLELVTEYDPDKVEVKIQHPFYPFGETPVVGAYCLLGVMLRPHRKPKEDYGLDRFPAGELDVTALIPQVFEEDAAGTIITGPESLECLFPWQVAAQSSGIIWEAYIGTEHANFPHDAANWTPLSTHDDTALFTRGGHIYLQTPGGLPAISFNDLDRAFWRELEGRKKPPTTDAELIDDLNGPDAFLDPADLDWDKLGLADAEVDNIAALIAQINATELDYTALDDKAWKKAGYATAPVPYELVWFRARLAQMPQEPPQVSHFLLNTVPATAAVTRVEEILGASDGRPNQQFSLRRRPLLVDVETLRPALTLEIEELGRAEAWEAVPDFYGAGPDAAVFLVDSNAGTITFGDGLHGRIPVAGAQIVARSYRYGGGAVGNAGAATITALKSALPNVDKVTNVRAAAGGRDAESLDEVMLRAPHDLRMRDRAVTADDFAQLARQTRGVPLHRAYALPLTRVLPDTTPPTFQSDAAGAVTVVILPENKEDTPQPTADQLRLVCAHLNQRRLITTELYVVGPRYLEIKLDAAVVVSRDKDLKAVKDALTTVLLDYFHPLRGGEDGQGWPFGADIYLGNVYRQFLAVAGVRRVICLEIMPAQTTPTPECEDMITVPDGTLIYLPSASITLDVRYDDH from the coding sequence ATGCCACTTCCAACCCCCAATCTGGACGACCGCACCTTTGAGCAGCTTGTGGCGGAAGCGCGCGCGCGTATTCCCCGCTACACGCCTGAGTGGACTAATTTCAATGACGCCGATCCCGGTATGACGCTGGTGAAGCTGCACGCCTGGATGACGGAAACGATCCTTTACCGATTGAACCGGCTGCCCGACCTGAACTACATCAAATTCCTGGAACTCCTGAATGTACCGCCACGTCCGGCGGAGGCGGCCACGGCGGAACTGACCTTTACCCTGAAGAAGCTGAACAACCCCACCGATCCCCTCGTCGTCCTCATCCCCAAGAATACGCAAGTGGGCGTCAATGACCCCGACCTGGCCGAGCCGCTGATTTTTGAAACGGAGCGCACACTGACGGCGCTGAACGCGGTCCTGGCGACCATTATCGTTCCCGCCAGCGGCGACAATCCGCTGGAACTGGTGACGGAATACGATCCCGATAAGGTTGAGGTGAAAATTCAGCACCCCTTCTACCCCTTTGGGGAGACGCCCGTCGTGGGGGCATACTGCTTGCTGGGCGTCATGCTGCGCCCGCATCGGAAGCCGAAGGAGGATTATGGCCTGGACCGTTTCCCCGCCGGCGAACTGGACGTGACGGCTTTGATTCCACAGGTGTTTGAGGAGGACGCTGCCGGCACAATCATCACCGGCCCCGAAAGTCTGGAATGCCTCTTCCCCTGGCAGGTCGCCGCCCAAAGCAGCGGCATCATCTGGGAAGCATACATCGGCACCGAACACGCCAACTTCCCCCACGACGCCGCCAACTGGACCCCTCTCAGCACCCACGACGACACCGCCCTTTTCACACGCGGCGGCCACATCTACCTGCAAACGCCCGGTGGTCTGCCCGCCATCTCCTTCAACGACCTCGACCGCGCCTTCTGGCGTGAACTGGAAGGACGCAAAAAGCCCCCCACCACCGACGCCGAACTGATTGACGATCTTAACGGACCGGATGCCTTCCTCGATCCCGCCGACCTCGATTGGGACAAGCTGGGGCTGGCCGACGCCGAAGTGGACAACATCGCCGCCCTCATCGCCCAGATCAACGCTACTGAACTCGACTACACCGCCCTGGACGACAAGGCGTGGAAAAAGGCAGGCTACGCCACCGCCCCCGTCCCTTACGAACTCGTCTGGTTCCGCGCGCGTCTGGCGCAAATGCCCCAGGAACCGCCCCAGGTGAGCCACTTCCTCCTCAACACTGTCCCCGCCACCGCCGCCGTCACCCGCGTGGAGGAAATCCTGGGGGCCAGCGATGGGCGACCCAATCAGCAGTTCTCGCTTCGCCGCCGCCCGCTGCTGGTTGACGTGGAGACGTTGCGGCCCGCCTTGACGTTGGAAATCGAAGAGCTGGGGCGGGCGGAGGCGTGGGAGGCTGTGCCAGATTTTTATGGCGCGGGACCGGATGCGGCTGTTTTTCTTGTAGACAGCAATGCCGGCACAATCACCTTCGGCGACGGTCTGCATGGGCGAATTCCCGTGGCTGGGGCGCAAATTGTGGCCCGCTCTTATCGTTATGGCGGCGGCGCGGTGGGCAACGCCGGCGCCGCAACCATCACCGCCCTCAAAAGCGCCCTCCCCAACGTAGACAAAGTGACCAACGTGCGCGCGGCGGCTGGCGGTCGGGACGCCGAATCGCTGGACGAAGTGATGCTGCGCGCCCCGCACGACCTGCGTATGCGCGACCGCGCCGTCACCGCCGACGACTTCGCCCAACTGGCGCGGCAAACGCGCGGCGTCCCCCTCCATCGCGCCTACGCGCTGCCCCTTACCCGCGTTTTGCCCGACACCACCCCGCCCACCTTCCAGTCGGACGCCGCCGGCGCGGTGACGGTCGTCATCCTCCCCGAAAACAAGGAGGACACCCCCCAGCCCACCGCGGACCAACTGCGCCTTGTCTGCGCCCACCTCAACCAGCGCCGCCTGATCACGACTGAACTGTACGTGGTCGGCCCGCGCTACCTGGAAATCAAGCTGGATGCCGCCGTGGTCGTCAGCCGCGACAAAGACCTGAAAGCGGTCAAGGATGCGCTCACGACGGTGCTGCTGGATTATTTTCACCCTCTGCGCGGCGGTGAGGATGGGCAGGGCTGGCCGTTTGGCGCGGACATTTACCTGGGCAATGTGTATCGCCAGTTTCTGGCTGTGGCCGGTGTGCGTCGCGTGATTTGTCTGGAGATAATGCCGGCACAAACCACCCCCACCCCCGAATGCGAAGACATGATAACGGTCCCCGATGGCACGCTGATTTACCTGCCATCCGCGTCAATCACCCTGGACGTGCGCTATGACGACCACTAA
- a CDS encoding GPW/gp25 family protein: MADFLGTGWKFPIRVNGRGWLSYVSGADSVAEAIWIILSTPPNSRIMEPRFGCGIHNYVFAPNNANTIAGIAQEVRRALLRWEPRIDVLDVRVENPAESPNTLFIHVDYRIRANNALHNLVYPFYINE, translated from the coding sequence ATGGCCGACTTCCTGGGCACAGGCTGGAAATTTCCTATTCGCGTCAATGGGCGCGGCTGGCTCTCCTACGTCAGCGGCGCGGACAGCGTGGCGGAGGCGATCTGGATCATTCTCAGTACGCCACCAAACAGTCGCATCATGGAGCCGCGTTTTGGCTGCGGCATCCATAATTATGTTTTTGCTCCAAATAACGCGAACACGATTGCCGGCATTGCCCAAGAAGTCCGCCGCGCATTACTACGATGGGAACCACGCATCGACGTACTCGACGTGCGCGTCGAAAACCCCGCCGAATCGCCCAACACCCTCTTCATCCACGTGGACTATCGCATTCGCGCCAACAACGCCTTGCATAACCTGGTTTATCCGTTCTACATCAACGAATAG
- a CDS encoding DUF4150 domain-containing protein, with amino-acid sequence MSKPIAPATGIAFAFPDICKTPTPGGPVPIPYPNIAQLDQAQNVADQLLIGPSSYKALLVDSEVPTSSGDEAGSVGGVKSNGIMGSCKITQGSGSVVYGSGKKGIARFGDTTDQNIVGGTANATGTVLSAFPTVLVGD; translated from the coding sequence ATGTCCAAACCCATCGCCCCCGCCACCGGAATCGCCTTTGCCTTTCCTGACATATGCAAAACGCCCACGCCGGGCGGTCCCGTGCCCATTCCCTACCCGAATATCGCCCAACTCGACCAGGCGCAGAACGTGGCCGACCAGCTTCTCATCGGTCCTTCCAGCTACAAGGCACTGCTGGTTGATTCCGAAGTACCCACCAGTTCCGGGGACGAGGCTGGCTCCGTCGGCGGCGTGAAGAGCAACGGCATCATGGGATCGTGCAAAATCACCCAGGGCAGCGGCAGCGTGGTGTATGGCTCTGGCAAGAAAGGAATCGCCCGTTTTGGCGACACCACGGACCAAAACATCGTCGGCGGAACCGCCAATGCAACGGGCACGGTGCTGAGCGCCTTTCCCACCGTCCTCGTTGGCGACTAA